GGTGCGCAGCTCTGTCTCACGCCAGTAGGACGCAAGCGATCTTCCGGCCGTTGTGTAGGCTACGGCGCCGGCAATGGTGCCGCTCTGCAGGGCGTCGCCCTGGGCCGCCTCACCGATCTGGACGTGTTTGAACTGATACCCAAGCGCCTTGAAAATGCGCTGGAAATTCAGCCAGTTCATGAAGCCGGCGGGGGTAAAGAAAACCGGTTTGCCGCTGAAATCTCCCCATGACTTGTACGCGCCTGCTTTCGGGGCGTAAACGGCCATGAATGACTCCATCGGATAGGCATACCAGGCATGCACCATCTGCGATTTGGCGGGTTTGTAGTCTTTGAAGCTGCCCGTGCCGTCATAAACCTGGGTCATCCCGACGTCGGCCGTGTAGCCGATTTCCGCGTTGCCGTCCATCGTCGCCTTCATGGCGGCGGTCGTGGAAGGATACGGGTTGACGGTGACCGTGTATTCGCCGCCGAGCGCGTCCTCTAACACCTTGGTCATCTGCGCCGCAACCTTGTAGCCGTAAGAGCCCGTGCTGGATGTCGCCCAGCGGATTGACTTGCGCTCCGCCGCATTGGCCGGACTAATCGTCGCAACGGCGAAGAATGCGGCAATAACCACCACGCTTACCAAAAATGTGTAACTTGATCTTGCTGTCTTCATCATTTACCTCCTCTGATTTAAGCTCATTGTGTAAACTGCCATCGCGCAACCTTGGAAAACCATCGATTTATTATTGCGAACACAAGCGAAGCAATCTCATAATTACTCAATAATTGGCAATTCTCCAGCGGCGCTGCGTATCCCGCAATGAGAAAAATACGGAAATTAAAGGCGCCCGCTGCTTGTGGAATGGCATTTTACTGTCGGCATTCTCAATAAAGAGCACTTCGCCTAAAATCGCAAACCGGGAAATCACCGTTTTTCATTTTGTAACAATGAGTCACAAACACCACTCTCCGCAAATCCAGCCTTCTTCCGAGTTCGCCAAACAACAACCCAAGCAAAAGCCCGATTTACGCTGTTGCAGAAAATTTATCTGAGATTATGAATTTCTTTTGCGCCTTTCGACCAGATTTTATAGAGGATGTCAAGCTTTTTTTAAGCAAGCTCCCGGCCCCCGTTCATAAGCTGCGCGCGACAAAGTCATTTTTTCGGTGGGGCCTTCCCTTTTTGACCTGAAAGGACCACTTAATTGCCGCTCGTCAAGCTTTTCGATATTTCTTGGCGCCTTCTACATAAAGATCGTTCCCCCGGACGTCGTTGATGACAACCGCCGGAAAATCTTCCACCTCCAGACGACGGATCGCCTCCGGTCCCAACTCCTCATAGGCAACGACCTCGGCCTTTTTGATACTCCTGGACAGGACAGCGCCGGCGCCGCCGGTAGCGCCGAAGTAAACGGCCTTATATTTTCGCATCGCCTCGACTACCTCGGGAGCGCGGTTTCCCTTGCCGATCATCCCTTTCAGGCCCAATTCCATCATTTTGGGGGCGTAGGCGTCCATCCGATAACTTGTCGTCGGACCTGCCGAACCGATAGGATTCCCCGGCCGGGCCGGGGTCGGACCGACGTAGTAGATTATCTGGCCCTTGACGTCGATAGGCAATTCCTTGCCCGCATTGACAAGCTCGATCATCCGCTTGTGGGCAGCATCCCTTCCCGTGTAGATAATGCCGGAAA
The window above is part of the Syntrophales bacterium genome. Proteins encoded here:
- a CDS encoding TAXI family TRAP transporter solute-binding subunit is translated as MMKTARSSYTFLVSVVVIAAFFAVATISPANAAERKSIRWATSSTGSYGYKVAAQMTKVLEDALGGEYTVTVNPYPSTTAAMKATMDGNAEIGYTADVGMTQVYDGTGSFKDYKPAKSQMVHAWYAYPMESFMAVYAPKAGAYKSWGDFSGKPVFFTPAGFMNWLNFQRIFKALGYQFKHVQIGEAAQGDALQSGTIAGAVAYTTAGRSLASYWRETELRTDLKVINPSADEVKKLTAAGLAPVEVDPKQAFSKDVGVKTILGVPILFAYNVRADMPEDVVYKMLNKFYAERENLAKADPGFGPMARDFVGMQVKGINANPTIPVHAGLAKFLKEKKAWDNKWKIAGK
- a CDS encoding Fe-S-containing hydro-lyase, encoding SGIIYTGRDAAHKRMIELVNAGKELPIDVKGQIIYYVGPTPARPGNPIGSAGPTTSYRMDAYAPKMMELGLKGMIGKGNRAPEVVEAMRKYKAVYFGATGGAGAVLSRSIKKAEVVAYEELGPEAIRRLEVEDFPAVVINDVRGNDLYVEGAKKYRKA